One uncultured Alphaproteobacteria bacterium genomic region harbors:
- a CDS encoding hypothetical protein (Evidence 5 : No homology to any previously reported sequences) — protein MRIAINELDLEFDQMFSAETVDDSDHERWYIMRIGVLRLIKLAMQAHPQFEAPTLTFQRNLAYSFQVLSLIRRAGAIEHGRRVGQILLANSGRIERLPDHFRIILPPNLPDLELHERDLDRHHVVRDHEMFANGFEAFVGKKRKDEIKNLLAELVYPFHGHFIGYGADPMLDFYFFGHAYNEIQLAKGFDTFHFSTTFGGITFSNYKLAAMFIMSVGMKHRAFVSALIAKEPTIRIEDILTVSVETKNFLESMKEFINEFGQHFEKHVPVTDDNVRTIFDVLSISRKNLTLLDRPGAPTPPLIQCSDDHVIRPLAGAIRDEVMLFLLNSLQHSFPKDYDRAQQAREGVMQRAVERALRGALPDLEYRGNIKLRHSGKVATDIDLVIIEPSTARIILVQLKHQDPYGSDFASMLARTGRLNQQVRDWLHKVRSWVGAASTSELRASFRLPPSVTNPAVSFLVLTRHYAHSLRLVVDGTDAAFSNWTQLITAIARLQESNFPPTLERLIKELKTLSVPDEQYYLPEPRSDWTTGRLRFTIEQEHLETES, from the coding sequence ATGCGGATTGCCATCAACGAACTCGACCTTGAGTTCGATCAAATGTTTTCGGCGGAGACAGTGGACGATTCCGACCATGAACGCTGGTACATCATGCGCATCGGTGTACTCCGCCTTATAAAGCTGGCAATGCAGGCGCACCCCCAATTCGAGGCCCCCACACTTACGTTTCAGCGCAATTTGGCATATTCGTTCCAGGTGCTTTCACTTATCCGTAGGGCTGGTGCCATTGAGCACGGTCGACGGGTGGGGCAGATACTCCTTGCGAACTCGGGCCGGATAGAAAGGCTACCTGACCACTTCCGCATCATCCTGCCCCCCAATCTGCCCGATCTTGAGCTGCATGAACGTGATCTAGACCGCCACCACGTCGTGCGAGATCATGAGATGTTTGCGAATGGTTTCGAAGCATTCGTGGGCAAAAAAAGAAAAGATGAAATCAAAAACCTGCTCGCCGAACTCGTTTATCCTTTTCACGGCCATTTTATCGGCTATGGGGCTGATCCCATGCTTGACTTCTATTTCTTTGGCCACGCCTACAACGAGATTCAACTCGCCAAAGGCTTCGACACCTTCCACTTCTCGACGACCTTCGGGGGCATTACGTTTTCCAACTACAAGCTGGCAGCGATGTTTATCATGTCGGTTGGAATGAAGCATCGCGCATTCGTAAGTGCTCTCATCGCAAAGGAACCCACGATTCGGATCGAAGATATCCTCACTGTGTCGGTCGAGACCAAGAACTTCCTCGAAAGCATGAAGGAATTCATCAATGAATTTGGCCAGCATTTCGAGAAACATGTCCCAGTCACCGATGATAATGTGCGGACGATTTTCGACGTACTGTCCATAAGCAGGAAAAATCTAACATTATTAGATCGACCAGGGGCGCCAACACCTCCACTAATCCAGTGCTCAGACGACCATGTGATTCGGCCATTGGCTGGAGCAATCCGTGATGAAGTCATGCTTTTCCTTCTGAACTCGCTCCAGCACAGTTTCCCGAAGGACTATGACCGAGCTCAGCAGGCGCGAGAGGGCGTGATGCAACGGGCCGTCGAGAGGGCCCTACGGGGCGCGCTCCCTGATTTGGAATACCGAGGGAATATCAAGTTGAGGCACTCGGGCAAGGTGGCGACAGACATTGATCTTGTGATAATCGAACCGTCTACCGCTCGGATCATCCTCGTCCAGCTAAAGCATCAGGATCCATACGGTTCGGACTTTGCCTCTATGCTGGCGCGAACAGGACGGCTAAATCAGCAGGTCCGTGACTGGCTCCATAAAGTACGCTCTTGGGTCGGCGCCGCGAGTACGTCCGAATTGCGAGCCAGTTTTCGGCTCCCCCCCTCCGTAACCAATCCCGCAGTTAGCTTCCTCGTGCTGACCCGTCATTACGCGCACTCACTCCGATTGGTCGTTGATGGTACCGATGCAGCCTTCTCCAACTGGACTCAGTTGATCACCGCAATCGCACGACTGCAGGAAAGTAATTTTCCGCCGACGTTGGAGAGGCTTATTAAAGAGCTAAAGACCTTGAGTGTTCCCGACGAGCAATATTATCTTCCCGAGCCCCGGAGTGATTGGACAACCGGGCGCTTGCGCTTCACTATCGAGCAGGAACACCTCGAAACAGAATCCTAG
- a CDS encoding 4'-phosphopantetheinyl transferase superfamily protein, with translation MRPEEFPSFRFPAVACGAILCVGLHLDADDGWLEAVAPFVVAEERRRAARFARKIDAIRHLAGRALVRRVLHGSRRGSLPGSFVVAPRGKPSAPNEGVDFSISHSGGMVWAAFCRDATVGIDVEEIRDLPDIAELASQLHPDEAAAIRALPDATRNAAFYRCWTRKEAFLKATGEGLSRPLDSFRVDIGTDESGWISGGSAAEALWTSADIGCGTRHQCCVAASAPRLEPVIVIA, from the coding sequence ATGCGCCCTGAGGAATTCCCGTCCTTCCGCTTTCCCGCGGTCGCCTGCGGCGCGATTCTCTGCGTCGGGCTACACCTTGACGCGGATGACGGATGGCTGGAAGCCGTTGCCCCCTTCGTCGTCGCGGAGGAACGTCGCCGCGCGGCCCGTTTCGCGCGGAAGATCGACGCGATCCGGCACCTCGCCGGACGGGCGCTGGTCCGGCGCGTTCTTCACGGCTCCCGGAGAGGCTCCCTTCCCGGCAGTTTCGTCGTCGCCCCCCGGGGAAAGCCCTCAGCCCCGAACGAAGGCGTGGATTTCTCGATCTCGCATTCCGGCGGAATGGTGTGGGCGGCATTCTGCCGGGACGCAACGGTGGGGATCGACGTGGAAGAGATCCGCGACCTTCCCGACATCGCGGAACTTGCCTCCCAGCTTCATCCGGACGAAGCCGCCGCGATCCGGGCGCTCCCCGATGCCACGCGCAACGCCGCCTTCTATCGCTGCTGGACGCGCAAGGAAGCCTTTCTCAAGGCAACCGGAGAGGGTCTGAGCCGGCCGCTCGACAGCTTCCGGGTCGACATCGGCACGGACGAAAGCGGCTGGATCTCGGGCGGAAGCGCGGCCGAAGCCCTCTGGACGAGCGCCGACATCGGCTGCGGGACCCGTCACCAATGCTGCGTGGCCGCATCGGCGCCGCGTTTGGAACCCGTCATCGTCATCGCGTAG
- a CDS encoding Thioesterase domain protein — MGNLLTQAALEAPSPETFTLFCLPHAGGSAVYYAGFGKFFPDGVVVRPLELPGRGRRAGEPLLTSIEDLSEDLFAQILPVARTAPYALFGHSMGALLAYRCALLARARAVALPTALFVSSSAIPGRGAGTLPRPPERLWEQVIGMGGVPQCIAESPDFRKYLEPVLRADFTAVDTWRPAPATSLPIPIAVFLGSDDLVSRADAREWAKLTSDSCDLHAFPGNHFYLQEHWESLANLVARKLLPSGTSDAP; from the coding sequence ATGGGTAACCTTCTGACGCAAGCGGCGCTGGAGGCCCCCTCTCCCGAGACATTCACCCTGTTCTGCCTGCCGCACGCCGGAGGAAGCGCCGTCTACTATGCAGGCTTCGGCAAATTCTTCCCCGACGGCGTCGTCGTGCGGCCGCTCGAACTGCCGGGGCGCGGGCGGCGCGCCGGCGAGCCTCTTCTGACGAGCATCGAAGATTTGAGCGAGGATCTGTTCGCACAAATCCTCCCGGTCGCCCGGACTGCGCCCTACGCTCTCTTCGGCCACAGCATGGGGGCCCTTCTGGCGTATCGCTGCGCCCTGCTGGCGCGTGCGCGGGCGGTCGCCCTCCCCACCGCCCTGTTCGTTTCCTCTTCCGCAATTCCGGGCCGGGGCGCCGGGACTCTCCCGCGGCCGCCGGAACGTCTGTGGGAGCAAGTGATCGGGATGGGCGGAGTCCCGCAATGCATTGCCGAATCGCCGGATTTCCGCAAATACCTGGAGCCGGTTCTGCGCGCCGATTTCACCGCCGTCGACACCTGGCGACCGGCTCCGGCAACCTCCCTCCCCATCCCGATCGCGGTGTTCCTCGGTAGCGACGATCTCGTCAGCCGTGCGGATGCCCGGGAATGGGCAAAGCTCACCTCGGACAGTTGCGATCTTCACGCTTTCCCCGGCAACCACTTCTATCTGCAGGAGCATTGGGAATCGCTGGCGAACCTGGTGGCGCGCAAGCTGCTTCCGTCCGGCACCTCCGATGCGCCCTGA
- a CDS encoding KamA family protein: MHEEDNDRMPRKRKDDVDWTSLDWKAELSNNVVTVDRLKTYVSLGSEEEEAIREVVKVHPLNVSRYYLSLIDPADPHDPIRKMCVPSAEELVVAGSMGNTTPDPYGDDKHDKGNGVLHKYDYSILLVTTETCATYCRHCFRKRIVGRPTHKTLRDFSNALAYIADHPEVDNVILSGGDPLTLPTPILRDMLTALAGIDHLKFLRIGSRIPVTYPLRLLDDSLIDLLGEINARKALYVPTHFNHAREITPVSTEAIRRLRRCGITVNNQAVLLRGVNDTPDALVDLMNGLLSIGVNPYYLYQCMPVSRVRHHFQIPLRQAVAIVDAARARLNGYGKRFKFIIGHDIGKLEICGISDDRIVLKQIHARSGHAEQASRILMQPIDGDAGWVTF, translated from the coding sequence ATGCATGAAGAAGACAACGATCGGATGCCCCGGAAGCGGAAGGACGACGTCGACTGGACATCCCTGGATTGGAAGGCGGAGCTCTCCAACAACGTCGTGACCGTCGATCGCCTGAAGACCTACGTCTCGCTCGGCAGCGAGGAGGAAGAGGCGATCCGCGAGGTGGTGAAGGTCCATCCGCTGAACGTTTCCCGCTACTATCTGAGCCTCATCGACCCGGCCGATCCCCACGATCCGATCCGCAAGATGTGCGTTCCGAGCGCCGAGGAGCTGGTGGTCGCCGGATCCATGGGAAACACCACTCCCGATCCCTACGGCGACGACAAACACGACAAGGGCAACGGCGTTCTGCACAAGTACGACTATTCGATCCTGCTGGTGACCACCGAAACCTGCGCCACCTACTGCCGCCACTGCTTCCGCAAGCGCATCGTCGGCCGCCCCACCCACAAAACCTTGCGGGATTTCTCCAACGCACTCGCCTACATCGCCGACCACCCCGAGGTCGACAACGTCATCCTGTCGGGCGGCGATCCGCTGACGTTGCCGACCCCCATCCTGCGCGACATGCTGACCGCTCTCGCCGGAATCGATCATCTGAAGTTTCTGCGCATCGGGTCGCGCATTCCCGTCACCTATCCCCTGCGTCTCCTCGACGACTCCCTGATCGACCTGCTGGGCGAGATCAACGCGCGCAAGGCTCTCTACGTCCCCACCCACTTCAACCACGCGCGGGAGATCACCCCGGTCTCGACGGAAGCGATCCGACGGCTGCGCAGGTGCGGAATTACCGTGAACAATCAAGCGGTCTTGCTACGCGGGGTCAACGACACTCCCGACGCTCTGGTCGATCTGATGAACGGCCTGCTGTCGATCGGCGTCAACCCCTACTACCTCTATCAATGCATGCCGGTGTCCCGGGTCCGCCACCACTTCCAGATACCGCTCCGGCAGGCGGTCGCGATCGTCGACGCGGCGCGGGCCCGCCTCAACGGCTATGGAAAGCGTTTCAAGTTCATCATCGGTCACGACATCGGCAAGCTCGAGATCTGCGGCATCTCCGACGACCGAATCGTCCTCAAACAGATCCACGCCCGTTCCGGCCATGCGGAGCAGGCGTCCCGAATCCTCATGCAACCGATAGATGGAGACGCCGGATGGGTAACCTTCTGA
- the mcp gene encoding Methyl-accepting chemotaxis protein has translation MWRFASIQSKIASFSGASLVASAGALVLFGVVSSNLTSNFVTERTSTLLERKSEELLLQTARAQGGMIQAELEMALTTAQTMAETFATLVQENRSVAVPPGFRRTQINEILQRVLKTNPEFNGTYSAWMPNAIDGDDAGYRGRRDLGTDETGRFLSYWTRQNGKEGLQPLVEYESADLHPNGVMKGGWFLGPRDTGKPSVLGPLPYVVQGKNVFLATMSAPIMVGGKFLGVAGTDYDLAFVEDLAVRVNKSIFGGKGEVVILSDLGLIVAHSAKPEAIGSSAEPLSADWANDLKAIRSGEVSASYEAKSDMLRAFAPIRLGDSGKSWSVLIKVPRPVILAEAMALSKDMADRNGTAILTQVGVGVLIALVGIVLMWLMSGAIARPIRASAVFAEGIAKGDFEQTLDVEARDETGVLATALREMMSELKASIAQRAEDQRAAEAARRAAMLQLADELENSVSQVVERVGQVAVRMTDAANAMNAAADEGVAQAASVAAAAEQASSNVQTVASATEELSASIREIGQQVNTSASIAADAVTAADEANTQVMGLTSAAEKIGAVVQLITDIANQTNLLALNATIEAARAGDAGKGFAVVAGEVKSLASQTARATEDIAAQVSEMQRVSKETAEVIQQVGSIINRINGISTTIASAMEEQDAATQEIARNVGEAAQGTGSVSETISMVSGAAQRSGEMTKSLLGVATELSHEAGNLDGAIGGFLRKVREQ, from the coding sequence ATGTGGCGTTTTGCATCTATCCAATCGAAAATTGCCTCGTTCTCAGGGGCTTCTCTTGTGGCATCGGCGGGAGCCCTGGTTCTCTTCGGTGTCGTCTCTTCGAACCTGACGTCGAATTTCGTCACCGAACGCACGTCCACCCTTCTTGAGCGGAAGTCCGAGGAACTTCTCCTGCAGACCGCCCGCGCCCAAGGCGGGATGATTCAGGCCGAGCTGGAGATGGCACTGACGACCGCGCAGACGATGGCGGAAACCTTTGCGACCCTGGTCCAGGAGAACCGCTCGGTTGCCGTGCCTCCCGGATTTCGCCGCACCCAGATCAACGAAATCCTGCAGCGGGTTCTCAAGACCAATCCGGAATTCAACGGCACCTACTCGGCTTGGATGCCGAACGCGATCGACGGCGACGATGCGGGCTATCGCGGCCGGCGCGACCTCGGGACCGACGAGACCGGGCGCTTCCTCTCGTATTGGACCCGTCAGAACGGCAAGGAAGGACTGCAGCCGCTCGTGGAGTACGAGAGTGCGGATCTGCACCCCAACGGGGTGATGAAGGGCGGCTGGTTCCTCGGCCCGCGCGATACCGGCAAGCCCAGCGTGCTCGGACCTCTACCCTACGTGGTGCAGGGCAAGAACGTGTTCCTGGCGACGATGTCCGCGCCGATCATGGTCGGCGGCAAGTTCCTCGGCGTCGCTGGCACCGACTACGATCTGGCGTTCGTCGAGGATCTTGCGGTGCGGGTGAACAAGTCGATCTTCGGCGGCAAGGGCGAGGTGGTGATCCTCAGCGACCTCGGGCTGATCGTCGCGCACAGCGCCAAGCCCGAGGCGATCGGCTCCTCGGCGGAACCGTTGAGCGCGGACTGGGCCAACGATCTCAAGGCGATTCGCTCGGGAGAGGTTTCGGCATCCTACGAAGCCAAGTCCGACATGCTGCGCGCGTTCGCGCCGATCCGCCTGGGAGACAGCGGCAAATCCTGGTCGGTGCTGATCAAGGTGCCGCGGCCGGTGATTCTGGCGGAAGCCATGGCGTTGTCCAAGGATATGGCGGATCGGAACGGGACCGCGATCCTGACCCAGGTCGGCGTCGGCGTTCTGATCGCGCTGGTCGGCATCGTTCTGATGTGGCTCATGTCGGGCGCGATCGCGCGCCCGATCCGCGCCAGCGCAGTCTTTGCCGAGGGCATCGCCAAGGGCGACTTCGAGCAGACGCTGGATGTCGAGGCACGCGACGAAACCGGGGTGCTGGCGACGGCGTTGCGCGAGATGATGTCCGAACTCAAGGCCTCGATCGCGCAGCGCGCCGAGGATCAGCGGGCCGCGGAGGCGGCGCGCCGAGCGGCGATGCTGCAACTCGCCGACGAACTCGAGAACAGCGTCAGCCAGGTGGTCGAGCGGGTCGGCCAGGTGGCGGTGCGGATGACCGACGCCGCCAACGCGATGAACGCGGCCGCCGACGAGGGCGTGGCCCAGGCCGCGAGCGTCGCCGCCGCGGCCGAACAGGCGAGCAGCAACGTCCAGACCGTCGCCAGCGCCACCGAGGAGCTTTCGGCGTCGATTCGCGAAATCGGCCAGCAGGTGAATACCTCGGCGTCGATCGCCGCCGACGCGGTGACGGCGGCGGACGAGGCCAACACTCAGGTTATGGGGCTGACGAGCGCCGCGGAGAAGATCGGCGCGGTGGTACAGTTGATCACCGACATCGCCAACCAGACCAATCTTCTCGCCTTGAACGCCACGATCGAGGCGGCGCGCGCGGGCGACGCGGGCAAGGGCTTCGCGGTGGTGGCGGGCGAGGTGAAGAGCCTGGCGAGCCAGACCGCGCGAGCGACGGAGGACATCGCCGCGCAGGTGTCCGAGATGCAGCGCGTCTCGAAGGAGACGGCGGAGGTGATCCAGCAGGTCGGGTCGATCATCAATCGCATCAACGGCATCTCGACGACCATCGCCTCGGCGATGGAAGAGCAGGACGCGGCGACGCAGGAGATCGCGCGCAACGTCGGCGAGGCCGCGCAGGGCACCGGCAGCGTGTCGGAAACCATCAGCATGGTGAGCGGCGCGGCGCAGCGCTCGGGCGAGATGACGAAGTCGCTGCTCGGCGTGGCGACCGAGCTTTCGCACGAGGCCGGAAACCTCGACGGAGCGATCGGAGGCTTCCTGCGCAAGGTGCGCGAACAGTAG
- a CDS encoding Transcriptional regulator Lrp family, with product MKPVFVQLQCAPGKTYEVADAIWEMEIVSELYSTSGEYDLLMKLYVESNDLEDIGKLVNEKIAAIPGVLRSMTTLTFKAF from the coding sequence ATGAAGCCCGTGTTCGTTCAGCTCCAGTGCGCCCCCGGCAAGACCTACGAAGTCGCCGACGCGATCTGGGAGATGGAAATCGTCTCCGAGCTCTATTCCACCAGCGGCGAATACGACCTGCTGATGAAGCTCTACGTCGAAAGCAACGATCTCGAGGACATCGGCAAGCTGGTGAACGAAAAGATCGCCGCGATCCCGGGCGTGTTGCGCTCGATGACGACGCTGACGTTCAAGGCGTTCTGA
- a CDS encoding putative Outer membrane lipoprotein (Evidence 3 : Function proposed based on presence of conserved amino acid motif, structural feature or limited homology) has protein sequence MRFRYVPLMFAALAVAGCTSAPSASSYSRNQALQAQNVEKGRIVSMRDVQVEGTKSGVGSGAGAVAGGVAGSFIGGGWRSNVLGAVGGAVLGGIGGSAAEEAITSTTGTEFVVQLDNGRTIAVVQANDANLAPGDRVIVLQGGQTRVVPDGAR, from the coding sequence ATGCGCTTTCGCTACGTTCCATTGATGTTCGCTGCCCTGGCCGTCGCCGGATGCACCTCCGCGCCGTCGGCGAGCAGCTATTCGCGCAATCAGGCGCTACAGGCGCAGAACGTCGAGAAGGGGCGGATCGTCTCGATGCGCGACGTCCAGGTCGAAGGCACCAAGAGCGGCGTCGGTTCGGGCGCGGGCGCGGTGGCGGGCGGCGTCGCCGGGTCGTTCATCGGCGGCGGCTGGCGCTCGAACGTGCTCGGCGCGGTCGGCGGCGCGGTGCTCGGCGGCATCGGCGGTTCGGCGGCGGAGGAGGCGATCACCAGCACCACCGGGACCGAATTCGTGGTGCAGCTCGACAACGGCCGCACCATCGCCGTGGTGCAGGCCAACGACGCGAACCTCGCCCCCGGCGACCGGGTGATCGTGTTGCAGGGCGGGCAGACCCGCGTGGTGCCGGACGGCGCGCGCTAA
- a CDS encoding conserved membrane hypothetical protein (Evidence 4 : Homologs of previously reported genes of unknown function), translated as MTAAAHFRRFVAFAAVGLVGTAAHYLTLTGLVELGGIDPVAGSVAGFIVGAAVNYALNYRLTFRSHKSHREAATKFFAVAASGFVINAALMHVLVNLADLPYLLAQVGVTGFLVFWHYALNALWTFR; from the coding sequence ATGACCGCCGCCGCGCATTTCCGGCGCTTCGTCGCGTTCGCCGCCGTGGGGCTGGTCGGCACCGCAGCGCACTATCTCACCCTCACGGGTCTGGTGGAACTGGGGGGAATCGACCCCGTGGCGGGCTCGGTGGCGGGCTTCATCGTCGGCGCGGCGGTCAACTACGCCCTCAACTACCGCCTTACCTTCCGAAGCCACAAGAGCCACCGCGAAGCGGCCACGAAGTTCTTCGCCGTCGCCGCCTCCGGATTCGTGATCAACGCGGCGTTGATGCACGTGCTGGTGAACCTGGCGGACCTGCCCTATCTGCTGGCGCAGGTGGGTGTCACCGGGTTCCTGGTCTTCTGGCACTATGCGCTCAACGCGCTCTGGACGTTCCGTTAG
- a CDS encoding conserved membrane hypothetical protein (Evidence 4 : Homologs of previously reported genes of unknown function), producing the protein MTVKLVLARLRANPGRSASIAVFAVLTVIALATFRSYGISNDEEVQQTYGELLIRFYASGFSDDNAFHYRNLYLYGGLFDLIAAAIGQHLSMPTYEWRHLLSAAVGLVGMWGTWRLTRLLSNEAWACVAVLLLAATGAWWGPLFNETKDISFAAAMIWVTYYAARIAPQLPQPRLRHVVGLGAALGCALGLRIVAVYAGLELAILIVVAAIDTRGGWSVALDRLGITVWRLLPAGAVALAIMAVSWPWSVFAPLNVLVAIETFSRFPINMPTRLDGVVMKAADVPRWYLPIYLGVRLTELTLFGLLAGCFAGLLGTARKSFDRLHALRLLPVVLAVAVPLGHAVLAKPVLYNGIRHYMFLLPPIAVLAAVGLRATYHTLDRRLGRGWARAFAVAGAGVWLWHASVLVRLHPYETVAYNLFAGGVSGAVGKYEFDYHGNSIREAAIRLSEIVSEEEENGRRDPRLAPPYRVAVCAEQIQADEYLSSMFRVTSNWLSADFFISPIQDGCERALKGNTIITIERMGTVIGLVKDRRHLTRAPAAP; encoded by the coding sequence GTGACGGTGAAACTGGTTCTCGCCCGGCTTCGCGCCAATCCCGGCCGAAGCGCCAGCATCGCGGTGTTCGCGGTGCTGACGGTGATCGCGCTCGCAACCTTTCGCAGCTACGGCATTTCCAACGACGAGGAGGTGCAGCAGACCTACGGCGAGTTGTTGATCCGCTTCTACGCCAGCGGCTTCTCCGACGACAACGCGTTCCACTACCGCAATCTCTACCTCTACGGCGGCCTCTTCGACCTGATCGCGGCGGCGATCGGCCAGCACCTCAGCATGCCGACCTACGAATGGCGGCACCTGCTTTCGGCGGCCGTGGGTCTGGTAGGGATGTGGGGAACCTGGCGCCTCACCCGTTTGCTCTCCAACGAGGCATGGGCGTGCGTCGCGGTGCTGCTGCTTGCCGCCACCGGCGCGTGGTGGGGGCCATTGTTCAATGAAACCAAGGATATCTCCTTCGCCGCCGCGATGATCTGGGTGACCTACTACGCCGCGCGGATCGCACCGCAACTGCCGCAGCCGCGACTGCGTCACGTCGTCGGTCTCGGGGCGGCGCTCGGCTGTGCGCTCGGCCTTCGCATCGTCGCGGTCTACGCAGGGCTCGAACTCGCGATCCTGATCGTCGTCGCCGCGATCGACACCCGGGGCGGCTGGAGCGTCGCCCTCGACCGGCTCGGGATCACGGTCTGGCGGCTTCTGCCCGCGGGCGCGGTGGCGCTGGCGATCATGGCGGTGTCGTGGCCGTGGTCGGTGTTCGCGCCGCTGAACGTGCTGGTGGCGATCGAGACGTTCTCGCGCTTCCCGATCAACATGCCGACGCGGCTCGACGGCGTGGTGATGAAGGCGGCGGACGTGCCGCGCTGGTACCTGCCGATCTACCTCGGCGTGCGCCTCACCGAACTCACCCTGTTCGGCCTCCTCGCCGGGTGCTTCGCCGGACTTCTCGGCACCGCCCGCAAGAGTTTCGACCGGCTGCACGCGCTCCGGCTGCTGCCGGTGGTGCTGGCGGTGGCGGTGCCGCTCGGCCACGCGGTCCTCGCCAAACCGGTGCTCTACAACGGCATCCGCCACTACATGTTCCTGCTGCCGCCGATCGCGGTGCTGGCGGCGGTCGGCCTGCGCGCCACCTATCACACGCTCGACCGTCGCCTCGGCCGCGGCTGGGCGCGGGCCTTCGCGGTTGCGGGCGCGGGCGTCTGGCTCTGGCACGCGAGCGTGCTGGTGCGTCTGCACCCTTACGAAACCGTGGCCTACAACCTGTTCGCGGGCGGCGTCTCCGGCGCGGTGGGAAAGTACGAGTTCGACTATCACGGCAACTCGATCCGCGAAGCCGCGATCCGTTTGAGCGAAATCGTGTCGGAAGAGGAGGAGAACGGGCGCCGCGATCCGCGCCTCGCCCCGCCCTACCGCGTCGCGGTGTGCGCCGAGCAGATCCAGGCGGACGAATACCTGTCGTCGATGTTCCGGGTGACGTCCAACTGGCTGTCGGCGGACTTCTTCATTTCGCCGATCCAGGACGGCTGCGAACGCGCGCTCAAAGGCAACACCATCATCACCATCGAACGCATGGGCACGGTGATCGGTCTGGTCAAGGATCGCCGCCACCTTACCCGCGCGCCGGCGGCGCCATGA
- the yfdH gene encoding bactoprenol glucosyl transferase; CPS-53 (KpLE1) prophage (Evidence 2a : Function of homologous gene experimentally demonstrated in an other organism; PubMedId : 12878731, 13129938, 9689094; Product type h : extrachromosomal origin) translates to MRTAHSSTSHAPSQRRADAERALSLLSVVIPCYNESAGLERLYDALTPVLESAVPAFEIVLVDDGSRDDTFAIARKLAARDRRVKALRFARNFGKEAGMAAGLAAASGDAVVLMDADLQHPPAVIPEMLAAWRDGTDMVIAVRRDRTTDSWARSAISRLYYKLFQAMSEVRIPRGAGDFRLFDRVVVDAIVALPERNRFMKGITSWVGFRQECLPFDVGARETGRSAWNLLGLMRYAWDGLTSFSTVPLRVWSVLGVLIAGLATIYGLWLVISTTVFGIDVPGYASLMVSTLFLGGVQLISLGVLGEYVGRIFLEVKKRPLYLVADSIGFDAPDDGSE, encoded by the coding sequence ATGCGCACGGCGCACTCTTCGACTTCCCACGCCCCGTCGCAACGTCGCGCCGACGCCGAACGGGCGCTGTCCTTATTGTCGGTGGTGATCCCCTGCTACAACGAATCCGCAGGGCTCGAACGATTGTACGATGCGCTGACGCCGGTTCTGGAGTCGGCGGTTCCGGCATTCGAGATCGTTCTCGTCGACGACGGCAGCCGCGACGACACCTTCGCCATCGCCCGCAAGCTGGCGGCTCGGGACCGCCGCGTCAAGGCCCTGAGGTTCGCGCGCAACTTCGGCAAGGAGGCGGGTATGGCCGCCGGACTCGCCGCCGCCTCGGGCGACGCGGTGGTGCTGATGGACGCGGACCTCCAGCACCCGCCCGCCGTCATCCCCGAGATGCTCGCGGCGTGGCGCGACGGGACCGACATGGTGATCGCGGTGCGGCGCGACCGCACCACCGATTCATGGGCACGTAGCGCCATCAGCCGCCTTTACTACAAGTTGTTCCAGGCGATGTCCGAGGTGCGGATTCCGCGCGGCGCGGGGGATTTCCGGCTGTTCGACCGGGTGGTGGTGGATGCGATCGTCGCGCTGCCCGAGCGCAACCGCTTCATGAAGGGCATCACCAGTTGGGTCGGCTTCCGCCAGGAATGCCTGCCCTTCGACGTCGGCGCGCGCGAGACCGGCCGTTCCGCCTGGAATCTCCTCGGTCTGATGCGCTACGCCTGGGACGGACTCACCTCGTTCTCCACCGTGCCGCTGCGGGTGTGGTCGGTACTCGGCGTGCTGATCGCCGGACTCGCGACGATCTACGGCCTCTGGCTGGTGATCAGCACCACGGTGTTCGGCATCGACGTCCCCGGCTATGCCTCGCTGATGGTGTCGACGCTGTTTCTCGGCGGCGTGCAGTTGATTTCCCTCGGGGTGCTCGGCGAATACGTCGGCCGGATCTTTCTCGAAGTGAAGAAGCGCCCGCTCTATCTCGTCGCCGACAGCATCGGCTTCGACGCGCCGGACGACGGGAGCGAGTGA